The following coding sequences are from one Verrucosispora sp. WMMD573 window:
- a CDS encoding glycosyltransferase produces MRIVRLASFVTETSGGLRTALQHLGEGYLAAGHEPVLVVPGRRDDDERHPWGRVVTVAGPPLPHSGGYRLLTARRRLARLLSTLAPDRLEVSDRATLRWTGDWARANGVPSVMVSHESLTGLLDAWGVPAALGRRLADRLNADTARRYDRIVCTTRWAAEEFARIGVPNVDLVPLGVDLDTFHPGRADPAVRDRYAGPGEVLLVHCARLSVEKRPELAVDALAQLRRAGVPAVLVMVGDGPRRAALRRRAAGLPVTFTGFLPDRRALAAVLASADVVLAPGPVETFGLAGLEALACGTPVVVNAASALPEVIGSGGLAADGDPAAFAEAVRQLLDRPEVRRRTAARDRAEQFGWPSAIAGFLRAHDAER; encoded by the coding sequence CTGCGGATCGTCCGGCTGGCCAGCTTCGTCACCGAGACCTCGGGCGGACTGCGCACCGCGTTGCAGCACCTCGGGGAGGGCTATCTGGCGGCCGGACACGAACCGGTGCTCGTGGTGCCCGGCCGTCGCGACGACGACGAACGACACCCGTGGGGCCGGGTCGTCACGGTGGCCGGCCCGCCGCTGCCGCACAGTGGCGGCTACCGGTTGCTCACCGCCCGACGCCGGCTCGCACGGCTGCTGAGCACGCTCGCACCCGACCGGCTGGAGGTGTCCGACCGGGCCACGTTGCGCTGGACCGGCGACTGGGCCCGGGCGAACGGCGTGCCGTCGGTGATGGTCTCGCACGAGTCGCTCACCGGCCTGCTGGATGCCTGGGGCGTACCCGCCGCGTTGGGGCGGCGGCTCGCCGACCGGCTGAACGCGGACACTGCCCGCCGCTACGACCGGATCGTCTGCACCACTCGATGGGCGGCCGAGGAGTTCGCCCGCATCGGCGTGCCGAACGTCGACCTGGTACCGCTCGGTGTTGATCTGGACACCTTTCATCCCGGCCGCGCCGACCCGGCGGTCCGGGACCGGTACGCGGGCCCGGGCGAGGTGCTGCTGGTGCACTGCGCGCGGCTGTCCGTGGAGAAGCGACCCGAGCTGGCCGTCGACGCGTTGGCGCAGCTGCGCCGGGCCGGTGTGCCGGCGGTGCTGGTGATGGTCGGCGACGGTCCGCGCCGCGCCGCGTTGCGGCGGCGCGCGGCTGGCCTGCCGGTCACCTTCACCGGTTTCCTGCCCGATCGTCGTGCCCTCGCGGCGGTGCTGGCCAGCGCCGACGTCGTCCTGGCCCCCGGTCCGGTGGAGACCTTCGGGCTGGCCGGGCTGGAGGCGCTGGCCTGCGGTACCCCGGTGGTGGTCAACGCGGCCAGCGCGTTGCCCGAGGTGATCGGCTCGGGTGGGCTCGCCGCCGACGGCGACCCGGCGGCGTTCGCCGAGGCCGTCCGTCAGCTCCTCGATCGCCCGGAGGTGCGGCGGCGGACCGCCGCCCGGGATCGGGCGGAGCAGTTCGGCTGGCCGTCGGCGATCGCCGGGTTCCTCCGCGCGCACGACGCCGAACGCTGA
- the hutH gene encoding histidine ammonia-lyase produces MTVTVRPTGITPADVLAVARGGVKVVLDPATVEAMATSRSIVDDIEAAGRPVYGVSTGFGALANTFVTPERRAELQHALIRSHAAGVGAPMPREVVRAMMLLRVRSLALGHSGVRPLVAEALVDLLNHEVTPWVPEHGSLGASGDLAPLAHCALVLLGEGWVLGPDGERMPAADALRRAGLAPVELAAKEGLALINGTDGMLGMLLLAIDDAAHLFTMADVTAALAIEAMLGSERPFLPELHAIRPHPGQSVSAANIYRLLQESAVMDSHRDDLAHAVQDAYSMRCAPQVAGAARDTLEFVRTTAAREMVSVVDNPVVLPDGRVESTGNFHGAPLGFAADFLAIAAAEVGAIAERRVDRLLDVTRSRDLPAFLSPDAGVNSGLMIAQYTAAGIVAENRRLAAPASVDSLPTSGMQEDHVSMGWAATKKLRTVLDNLTSLLAVELLAAVRGLQLRAPLAPSPAGRAAIAALGETAGEPGPDVFLAPLMEAARTVLAGRDLRTAIEQEIGLLG; encoded by the coding sequence ATGACCGTCACCGTCCGACCCACCGGAATCACCCCCGCCGACGTGCTCGCCGTGGCGCGGGGCGGCGTCAAGGTGGTCCTCGACCCGGCCACCGTCGAGGCGATGGCCACCAGCAGGTCCATCGTGGACGATATCGAGGCCGCCGGCCGACCCGTGTACGGCGTGTCGACCGGTTTCGGGGCCCTGGCAAACACCTTCGTCACCCCCGAGCGCCGCGCCGAGTTGCAGCACGCGCTGATCCGGTCGCACGCCGCCGGCGTCGGCGCGCCGATGCCCCGCGAGGTGGTACGGGCGATGATGCTGCTGCGGGTCCGCTCGCTGGCGCTCGGCCACTCCGGGGTACGGCCGCTGGTCGCCGAGGCGCTGGTGGACCTGCTCAACCACGAGGTCACCCCCTGGGTACCCGAGCACGGCTCGTTGGGTGCCTCCGGCGACCTGGCTCCGCTGGCGCACTGTGCGCTGGTGCTGCTCGGCGAGGGCTGGGTGCTCGGCCCGGACGGTGAGCGGATGCCCGCCGCCGACGCGTTGCGCCGGGCCGGCCTCGCCCCGGTGGAGCTGGCCGCCAAGGAGGGGCTGGCGCTGATCAACGGCACCGACGGCATGCTCGGCATGCTGCTGCTCGCCATCGACGACGCCGCACACCTGTTCACCATGGCCGACGTGACCGCCGCGCTGGCGATCGAGGCGATGCTCGGCTCGGAACGGCCGTTCCTGCCGGAACTGCACGCGATCCGTCCGCATCCCGGGCAGAGCGTCTCGGCGGCCAACATTTACCGGTTGTTGCAGGAGTCCGCGGTGATGGACTCGCACCGCGACGACCTGGCGCACGCGGTGCAGGACGCCTACTCGATGCGCTGTGCGCCGCAGGTGGCCGGCGCGGCCCGGGACACCCTGGAGTTCGTCCGGACTACCGCGGCCCGGGAGATGGTCTCCGTGGTGGACAACCCGGTGGTGCTGCCCGACGGTCGGGTCGAGTCGACCGGGAACTTCCACGGCGCGCCGCTGGGCTTCGCCGCTGATTTCCTGGCCATCGCCGCCGCCGAGGTGGGCGCGATCGCCGAGCGTCGGGTGGACCGGCTGCTCGACGTCACCCGCTCCCGGGACCTGCCGGCGTTCCTCTCCCCCGACGCCGGAGTCAACTCCGGGCTGATGATCGCGCAGTACACGGCCGCCGGGATCGTCGCGGAGAACCGCCGGCTGGCCGCGCCGGCCTCGGTGGACTCGCTGCCCACCAGTGGCATGCAGGAGGACCACGTCTCGATGGGTTGGGCGGCGACCAAGAAGCTGCGCACCGTGCTGGACAACCTGACCAGTCTGCTCGCGGTGGAGCTGCTCGCCGCCGTACGCGGACTGCAGTTGCGGGCGCCGCTGGCCCCGTCGCCGGCCGGTCGGGCGGCGATCGCCGCGCTCGGCGAGACCGCCGGCGAGCCCGGCCCCGACGTCTTCCTGGCCCCGCTGATGGAGGCCGCCCGCACCGTGCTGGCCGGCCGCGACCTCCGCACCGCCATCGAGCAGGAGATCGGCCTGCTCGGCTGA
- the rph gene encoding ribonuclease PH, with product MARPDGRRPDQLRPVTLTRGWSTHPEGSVLVEFGGTRVLCTASVTEGVPRWRRGSGLGWVTAEYAMLPRATNTRSDRESVKGRVGGRTHEISRLIGRSLRAAIDLKALGENSIVLDCDVLQADGGTRTAAITGAYVALHDAVDWLAARKALTGKPEKVMHRSVAAVSVGVVAGEPRLDLCYDEDVAAEVDMNVVCTGTGDFVEVQGTGEAGVFAREQLDALLDLAVAGCLDLAEAQRKALLP from the coding sequence ATGGCGCGACCTGACGGGCGGCGACCCGACCAACTTCGACCGGTGACCCTGACCCGCGGTTGGAGCACCCATCCCGAAGGATCGGTGCTTGTGGAATTCGGCGGCACCCGGGTGCTCTGCACCGCGAGCGTCACCGAGGGGGTGCCGCGCTGGCGCCGCGGTTCCGGGCTGGGTTGGGTCACCGCGGAGTACGCGATGCTGCCCCGGGCCACCAACACCCGGTCGGACCGGGAGAGCGTCAAGGGCCGGGTCGGTGGGCGTACCCACGAGATCTCCCGGCTGATCGGCCGGAGCCTGCGGGCCGCGATCGACCTCAAGGCGCTCGGCGAGAACTCGATCGTGCTGGACTGCGACGTCCTGCAGGCCGACGGTGGCACCCGGACCGCCGCGATCACCGGCGCCTACGTGGCGCTGCACGACGCGGTGGACTGGCTCGCCGCCCGCAAGGCCCTGACCGGCAAGCCGGAGAAGGTGATGCACCGTTCGGTGGCGGCGGTCAGTGTCGGTGTCGTTGCCGGCGAGCCGCGCCTGGACCTGTGCTACGACGAGGACGTGGCCGCCGAGGTCGACATGAACGTGGTCTGCACCGGCACCGGTGACTTCGTCGAGGTGCAGGGCACCGGCGAGGCCGGCGTCTTCGCCCGCGAACAGCTCGACGCTCTGCTCGACCTGGCCGTGGCCGGCTGTCTGGACCTGGCCGAAGCTCAGCGGAAGGCGCTACTCCCATGA
- the rdgB gene encoding RdgB/HAM1 family non-canonical purine NTP pyrophosphatase has translation MNKVLLATRNQKKLIELQRILDGALGAHRVALIGLDDVEAYPELPETGLTFGENALIKAREGCRRTGLPTIADDSGLAVDALNGMPGVFSARWAGRHGDDQANLQLVLDQIGDVPDEHRGASFVCTVALVLPGGKEHLVDGRQAGRLLRAPRGDGGFGYDPIFLGDGQDRTNAELTPQEKDAISHRGKALRELAALVAKVLPPAT, from the coding sequence ATGAACAAGGTGCTGCTCGCCACGCGGAACCAGAAGAAGCTGATCGAGTTGCAGCGCATCCTGGACGGGGCGCTGGGCGCGCACCGGGTCGCCCTGATCGGGCTCGACGACGTCGAGGCGTACCCGGAGCTGCCGGAGACCGGACTGACCTTCGGCGAGAACGCGTTGATCAAGGCCCGGGAGGGCTGCCGGCGTACCGGGCTGCCGACGATCGCCGACGACTCCGGGTTGGCCGTCGACGCGCTCAACGGGATGCCGGGGGTGTTCAGCGCCCGTTGGGCCGGGCGGCACGGTGACGACCAGGCCAACCTCCAACTCGTGCTCGACCAGATCGGCGACGTGCCGGACGAGCACCGGGGCGCCTCCTTCGTCTGCACCGTCGCGCTGGTGCTGCCGGGAGGCAAGGAACACCTGGTCGACGGCCGGCAGGCGGGTCGCCTGCTGCGCGCCCCCCGCGGTGACGGTGGCTTCGGCTACGACCCGATCTTCCTCGGCGACGGCCAGGACCGCACCAACGCCGAGCTGACCCCGCAGGAGAAGGACGCGATCAGCCACCGTGGTAAGGCGCTGCGCGAGCTGGCCGCCCTGGTCGCCAAGGTGCTCCCGCCAGCTACCTGA
- a CDS encoding MBL fold metallo-hydrolase: protein MRLTVLGCAGSFPGPESPCSAYLVEADDFRLLVDFGSGSLSTLQRYAGLHAPDAILLTHLHCDHILDAATYVVVRRYAPDGPYPPLPVYAPAGAPDRLATAYGQEDSTVEDVYQFYALQPGTFPIGPFTVTVDRVLHPVETYGVRLEHGGRVLCYSSDTAPCEALLRLAQNADVFLCEASYLDGVDNPPDLHLTGGEAGEAAAKANVGRLLLTHLVPAWGSEALTVAAASAAYAGPLEVVRPGASYEV from the coding sequence ATGCGACTGACTGTCCTGGGCTGTGCGGGCAGCTTCCCCGGACCCGAGTCCCCCTGCTCGGCCTATCTGGTCGAGGCCGACGACTTCCGACTCCTGGTCGACTTCGGCTCGGGCTCACTGTCCACCCTGCAACGCTATGCCGGGCTGCACGCCCCGGACGCCATCCTCCTGACCCACCTGCACTGCGACCACATCCTCGACGCCGCGACCTACGTGGTGGTGCGGCGGTACGCCCCGGACGGGCCGTACCCGCCGTTGCCGGTCTACGCGCCGGCCGGCGCTCCGGACCGGCTGGCCACCGCGTACGGGCAGGAGGACAGCACCGTCGAGGACGTCTACCAGTTCTACGCGCTGCAACCCGGCACCTTCCCGATCGGCCCGTTCACCGTCACCGTCGACCGGGTGCTGCACCCGGTGGAGACCTACGGCGTACGCCTGGAGCACGGCGGCCGGGTGCTCTGCTATTCCTCGGACACCGCCCCCTGCGAGGCGCTGCTGCGGCTGGCCCAGAACGCCGACGTGTTCCTCTGCGAGGCCAGCTACCTCGACGGCGTCGACAACCCGCCGGATCTGCATCTCACCGGCGGTGAGGCGGGTGAGGCGGCAGCCAAGGCCAACGTCGGGCGGCTGCTGCTGACCCATCTGGTCCCCGCCTGGGGCAGCGAGGCGCTCACCGTGGCGGCCGCCTCCGCCGCGTACGCCGGCCCGCTGGAAGTGGTCCGTCCCGGCGCCAGCTACGAGGTCTGA
- a CDS encoding glycosyltransferase family 1 protein, protein MRIAIVTESFPPDVNGVAHSVVRAAEHLVARGHEPLVIAPAPPGTLRRDTDRYPYPVVRIPSVPLPRYQGFRLGVPTNNRLAGVLLEHAPDVVHLASPFILGARAAVLAARHRLPTVAVYQTDVAAYARAYRVGWGEAAAWRRLREIHNSAARTLAPSTGAAEDLAAHGVQRIWLWGRGVDAERFHPDKRCPSLRRAFAPGGELLVGYVGRLAPEKRVDLLAATARLPGVRVVVAGDGPARRQLERDLPGVRFLGVQHGEALARLYASLDLFVHTGPHETFGQTVQEALASGVPVVAPASGGPVDLVTPGQTGVLVPPGDDTAIAEAVAGLAADGSRRQAYGIAARAAVRGRSWTAVGDELVGHYRAARSSMPAIDLPAAS, encoded by the coding sequence ATGCGGATCGCCATCGTGACCGAGTCGTTCCCGCCCGACGTCAACGGAGTCGCACACTCGGTCGTGCGCGCCGCCGAGCACCTCGTCGCCCGGGGCCACGAACCGTTGGTGATCGCACCCGCCCCGCCGGGCACGCTGCGCCGCGACACCGACCGGTACCCGTACCCGGTGGTCCGCATCCCGAGCGTGCCGTTGCCGCGCTACCAGGGCTTCCGGCTCGGCGTGCCGACGAACAACCGACTGGCCGGGGTGCTGCTGGAGCACGCGCCCGACGTGGTCCACCTGGCCAGTCCGTTCATCCTCGGGGCCCGGGCGGCGGTGCTGGCGGCCCGCCACCGGCTGCCCACGGTCGCCGTCTACCAGACCGACGTCGCCGCCTACGCCCGGGCGTACCGGGTCGGTTGGGGAGAGGCCGCGGCCTGGCGGCGGCTGCGGGAGATCCACAATTCGGCCGCCCGCACCCTCGCCCCCTCCACCGGGGCGGCCGAGGATCTCGCCGCGCACGGCGTGCAGCGGATCTGGCTGTGGGGTCGGGGCGTCGACGCCGAGCGATTCCACCCGGACAAGCGCTGCCCGAGCCTGCGCCGAGCCTTCGCGCCCGGCGGTGAGCTCCTGGTCGGCTATGTGGGGCGACTCGCCCCGGAGAAGCGGGTCGACCTGCTCGCCGCCACCGCCCGCCTGCCCGGTGTCCGGGTCGTGGTCGCCGGTGACGGCCCGGCCCGCCGCCAGCTCGAACGGGACCTGCCCGGCGTGCGGTTCCTCGGCGTCCAGCACGGCGAGGCCCTGGCCCGCCTCTACGCCAGCCTTGACCTGTTCGTGCACACCGGTCCGCACGAGACGTTCGGCCAGACCGTCCAGGAGGCGTTGGCCAGCGGGGTGCCGGTGGTCGCGCCGGCCAGCGGCGGACCGGTCGATCTGGTCACGCCCGGGCAGACCGGCGTACTGGTGCCACCCGGGGACGACACGGCGATCGCCGAGGCGGTGGCTGGACTGGCCGCCGACGGGTCTCGCCGGCAGGCGTACGGCATCGCCGCCCGCGCCGCGGTGCGCGGACGCAGTTGGACGGCGGTCGGCGACGAACTCGTCGGGCACTACCGGGCGGCCCGCTCCAGCATGCCCGCCATCGATCTGCCGGCGGCATCGTGA